A section of the Candidatus Poribacteria bacterium genome encodes:
- a CDS encoding SDR family NAD(P)-dependent oxidoreductase, with protein MQKVAVITGAASGIGRGLAERFAAEGMRVVIADVEDQALAELEADLKTNGATVLTVRTDVSNAAEVENLAVQTLDTFGAVHILCNNAGVVCSRPIWEHTLADWEWVLGVNLWGVIHGIRAFVPRMLTQGDACHIVNTASILGLVGGSGEGIYKVSKHGVVALSETLADELAQKGANIQVHVLCPGWVRTGILDSARNRPDTLQNPKVETLPRQETIGGSRNVRAEMEAGMSPAEVAEHVYNAIQNSTFYIHTHPEHKAWIRQRMERILA; from the coding sequence ATGCAAAAGGTTGCTGTTATCACTGGCGCAGCAAGCGGCATCGGGCGCGGACTGGCGGAACGGTTCGCAGCAGAAGGTATGAGGGTCGTCATCGCTGATGTTGAAGACCAAGCGTTAGCCGAACTTGAAGCGGACTTAAAAACTAACGGGGCAACTGTTCTCACCGTCAGGACGGATGTCTCAAACGCCGCCGAGGTCGAAAACCTTGCGGTGCAAACGCTGGACACTTTCGGCGCGGTGCATATCCTCTGCAACAATGCTGGTGTTGTCTGTAGTCGTCCTATCTGGGAGCATACCCTTGCCGATTGGGAATGGGTGTTGGGCGTTAACCTGTGGGGCGTAATTCACGGTATCCGGGCATTTGTGCCACGTATGCTTACACAAGGGGACGCGTGCCATATCGTAAATACGGCTTCTATTTTGGGGTTGGTAGGTGGGAGCGGCGAAGGCATCTATAAGGTAAGCAAACATGGTGTCGTCGCGCTTTCCGAAACCCTCGCCGATGAATTGGCACAGAAAGGTGCTAATATTCAGGTACATGTACTTTGCCCGGGATGGGTCCGCACAGGTATTCTGGATTCCGCCCGAAACCGTCCGGACACATTACAAAATCCAAAAGTGGAAACGCTCCCACGTCAAGAAACCATCGGTGGTTCTCGAAACGTCCGCGCCGAGATGGAGGCGGGGATGTCCCCCGCAGAAGTAGCCGAGCATGTCTATAACGCTATCCAGAACAGCACCTTCTATATTCACACACATCCTGAGCACAAAGCATGGATTCGCCAGCGTATGGAGCGTATTCTTGCATAG
- a CDS encoding site-specific DNA-methyltransferase: MAIKDGFFVADCVEFMSRMDEGVVDLTVTSPPYDNLRDYKGYSFDFENIARQLYRVTKSGGIIVWVVGDKIKKGRSLTSFRQGLFFQEIGFQMHDVMIYQKKNTPFMRSNAYTNCYEFMFVLSKGRPNTFNPLKVETARHGPEMLVYNKKSDGINKKTLKELKKEKTRTNIWSYAVGLGGTTSDRIAFKHPAVFPEGLAEDHILSWTNPGDLVFDPMCGSGTTGKMALIHRRRFMGVDISEEYIAIAKKRIEALNLEML, from the coding sequence ATGGCGATAAAAGACGGATTTTTCGTTGCGGATTGCGTTGAATTTATGAGTCGTATGGATGAAGGAGTCGTTGATTTGACTGTGACTTCTCCGCCTTACGATAATTTACGGGATTATAAAGGTTATTCGTTTGATTTTGAGAATATTGCAAGGCAGTTGTATAGGGTGACAAAGTCGGGTGGAATTATTGTTTGGGTAGTTGGCGATAAAATTAAAAAAGGTCGCTCACTTACCAGTTTCCGGCAAGGTCTGTTTTTCCAAGAAATTGGTTTCCAAATGCACGACGTTATGATTTATCAGAAGAAAAACACGCCTTTTATGCGAAGTAATGCCTACACGAACTGCTATGAATTTATGTTCGTGTTATCAAAAGGGAGGCCAAATACCTTTAATCCGTTAAAGGTCGAAACAGCCAGACATGGACCAGAAATGCTTGTCTATAACAAAAAATCTGATGGTATAAACAAAAAGACGCTCAAGGAGCTGAAAAAGGAAAAGACACGTACTAACATTTGGTCCTATGCTGTCGGTCTTGGAGGCACTACAAGCGATAGGATAGCTTTCAAACATCCAGCCGTTTTCCCCGAAGGGTTAGCGGAAGATCACATTTTGTCTTGGACAAATCCAGGAGATCTTGTGTTTGACCCTATGTGTGGAAGTGGCACAACAGGAAAAATGGCACTCATACACAGACGCAGATTTATGGGGGTTGACATTTCCGAAGAGTACATTGCCATCGCAAAAAAACGTATAGAAGCACTAAACTTAGAAATGCTATGA
- a CDS encoding endonuclease VII domain-containing protein yields the protein MNARRPSDQTVFICPICEKRTIVDVTAKIVADHDHDTGEGREWICDSCNTGLGRFKDNIAILETAIEYLKRFEDDESEDSDSQ from the coding sequence ATGAATGCAAGACGACCGTCGGATCAAACGGTTTTTATATGCCCCATCTGTGAGAAACGGACAATTGTAGACGTAACTGCAAAGATTGTTGCTGATCACGACCACGACACAGGAGAAGGACGCGAGTGGATCTGTGATAGTTGCAACACCGGTTTAGGTAGATTCAAAGACAACATTGCGATTTTAGAAACGGCTATTGAATATCTGAAACGTTTTGAAGACGATGAATCAGAGGATTCGGATTCACAATAA